In Flavobacterium cerinum, one genomic interval encodes:
- a CDS encoding autotransporter outer membrane beta-barrel domain-containing protein: MNRILLLLLAGLSYTGYAQTVDSTSIKLLKEQLKKELKEELRQEVKNDFANDNKNLFNWSKFTLSGYGVVNYYNYRRYDTDLGMKDKFDAERLNLYLGYNFNDWISFKSEIEFEHGGTGSTVELDTQEEAGEYEQEIEAGGEVKIEQVHVNLAIRPYFNVRVGRMKIHFGLAQDLDRPISYFTTHRQEMENEILPLGWYENGVQFHGTFWKKRLKYEVSVTNGLDASGFSSRGWIKEGYQTRFEMSVGESWALTARLDYKFGTHKNTYFGVSAYINDAAANRPKNDMKESAYVTIFEGHITYDEDYLRFNSIFLYGNLENSNIVSRRNASLSNNLGVKRTPVGKSVVGFSAEVGYDILHFFNAKAKQRLYPFMRYDYYDTMHEVEGNVVRKPRWERSAIMGGVNWFVHPQIVLKAHYQNRKLGSYQFDPVTALNTGERQQENTFSAGIGFSF, from the coding sequence ATGAACCGAATATTACTATTATTACTCGCCGGATTATCGTATACTGGATATGCACAAACCGTTGATTCTACGAGTATTAAATTACTTAAAGAACAACTTAAAAAAGAACTTAAAGAGGAGTTGCGACAAGAAGTAAAAAATGATTTTGCGAACGACAATAAAAACCTTTTTAACTGGAGTAAATTTACTTTAAGCGGATACGGAGTAGTGAATTATTATAACTACCGTCGCTATGATACCGACCTTGGAATGAAAGATAAGTTTGATGCCGAACGTCTAAACTTATATTTGGGATACAATTTTAACGATTGGATCAGTTTTAAATCGGAAATTGAATTTGAACACGGTGGAACAGGTTCTACAGTAGAACTGGATACACAGGAAGAAGCAGGAGAATACGAACAGGAAATCGAAGCGGGTGGAGAAGTAAAAATCGAGCAGGTTCATGTGAATCTTGCAATTCGCCCGTACTTTAATGTACGTGTTGGTCGTATGAAAATCCACTTCGGATTGGCACAGGATTTAGATCGTCCGATCTCTTATTTTACAACGCACCGTCAGGAAATGGAAAACGAAATTCTACCGTTAGGTTGGTATGAAAACGGAGTACAGTTCCACGGAACTTTCTGGAAAAAAAGATTAAAATATGAAGTGTCGGTAACTAACGGTTTAGATGCTTCCGGATTTAGTTCAAGAGGATGGATCAAAGAAGGATACCAGACCCGTTTTGAAATGTCTGTTGGTGAAAGTTGGGCGCTTACTGCACGTCTGGATTATAAATTCGGAACGCATAAGAATACCTATTTCGGAGTTTCAGCCTATATCAATGATGCTGCTGCCAATCGCCCTAAAAACGATATGAAAGAATCAGCTTATGTGACCATATTCGAAGGACACATTACCTATGATGAAGATTACCTGCGTTTCAACTCTATTTTCTTATACGGTAACCTTGAAAATTCCAATATCGTTTCCCGTAGAAATGCCAGTTTATCCAATAATTTAGGAGTGAAAAGAACTCCGGTTGGTAAAAGTGTAGTCGGTTTTTCAGCAGAAGTAGGTTATGATATTCTTCACTTCTTTAATGCTAAAGCCAAACAAAGATTATATCCGTTTATGCGCTATGATTACTACGATACCATGCATGAAGTGGAAGGAAATGTTGTGCGTAAGCCACGTTGGGAACGCAGTGCTATTATGGGGGGGGTTAACTGGTTTGTACATCCGCAGATTGTGTTAAAAGCACACTATCAGAACAGAAAATTAGGATCATACCAGTTTGATCCGGTAACCGCTCTGAATACAGGTGAAAGACAACAGGAGAATACTTTTTCAGCCGGAATCGGATTCTCGTTTTAA
- a CDS encoding T9SS type A sorting domain-containing protein, whose product MTRTIHACLTALLWLAVTDSVAQPIRIGNETSNNITSNAPVNCVYEKSASESLYLSSEIDNSGTITALSWQHSSTFNASITNNIKIYLRTTTQTALPSGTVGTGFSGYTEVFSGSIPTIASAGWNTVTLTAPFTYDKNAGNLFILVVRDAATKDDNNYPRFRATTTNPNYLCRKYSSGVDFFTPTATPWSSNSAMSGDYYRPNIQITMNANTPTATYCTITNNNSCLYGGTITNVTFAGINNTTDCSQDNYSYIDYTGTVAAGQLTKGSTQTISVTVDNPGSSGGVGVWIDFNQNGTFESSEFFSLGTINSSNSATFSSNQITIPTTALAGTTRMRIRSKRLTAVTAAESCEFIGSARGEVEDYAITITQQPLTISDFDKPIVTLFPNPTQGNITFESINTIKKITLFNPIGQIIAVSNTNSADLTAFANGIYTARIEFEDGKTVSQKIIKK is encoded by the coding sequence ATGACAAGAACTATACACGCCTGTTTAACTGCATTACTATGGCTAGCTGTCACAGACAGTGTGGCGCAACCGATTCGTATTGGAAACGAGACCAGCAACAATATTACCAGTAATGCTCCCGTAAACTGTGTTTATGAAAAATCGGCCAGTGAAAGCCTCTATCTTTCCAGCGAAATCGACAATTCCGGAACTATTACTGCCTTATCCTGGCAACACAGTTCAACTTTTAATGCTTCAATAACCAATAATATCAAGATTTATCTGAGAACTACAACCCAAACGGCTTTACCATCGGGAACAGTCGGAACCGGTTTTTCAGGTTACACTGAAGTATTTTCAGGTTCAATCCCAACAATAGCATCGGCCGGTTGGAATACAGTAACCCTTACAGCTCCGTTTACCTATGACAAAAATGCCGGGAATCTATTCATATTGGTAGTTCGGGATGCTGCAACCAAAGATGACAACAATTATCCGAGATTCCGTGCTACGACAACTAATCCAAACTATTTGTGTCGTAAATACAGTAGTGGTGTAGATTTCTTTACGCCAACAGCAACGCCCTGGAGCAGCAATTCGGCTATGAGCGGTGATTATTACCGTCCGAACATTCAGATTACAATGAATGCGAATACACCTACTGCGACTTACTGTACGATTACGAATAACAACAGTTGCCTGTATGGCGGAACTATTACTAACGTAACATTTGCCGGAATCAATAATACAACCGATTGTAGTCAGGATAATTATTCCTATATCGACTATACTGGTACTGTAGCAGCGGGTCAGCTAACAAAAGGTTCAACTCAAACAATTTCTGTAACCGTAGACAATCCGGGAAGTAGTGGCGGTGTTGGTGTCTGGATTGATTTTAATCAGAACGGAACCTTCGAAAGCAGTGAATTTTTTAGTTTAGGGACTATTAACAGTAGTAACAGTGCCACTTTTAGCAGCAACCAGATTACAATTCCGACGACAGCTTTAGCCGGTACAACCCGAATGCGAATCCGTTCAAAACGATTAACTGCCGTTACAGCTGCTGAATCCTGCGAATTTATAGGAAGTGCGCGTGGTGAAGTTGAAGATTATGCCATCACAATAACACAACAACCTTTGACAATATCTGATTTTGATAAGCCCATTGTAACTTTATTCCCTAATCCAACTCAGGGTAATATTACATTTGAATCAATCAATACGATCAAAAAAATCACCCTTTTTAACCCAATCGGTCAGATAATTGCCGTTTCCAATACTAATTCAGCCGATTTAACCGCTTTTGCAAACGGAATTTATACAGCACGGATTGAATTTGAAGATGGTAAGACCGTTTCTCAAAAAATTATCAAAAAATAA
- a CDS encoding imelysin family protein yields the protein MKRRILSLGFVAMAMALVNCSNNDDTNYVDPNASLFTDVISNVSSNVVVETYKTLNQKAGELRTAINTLATTPNEANLTAAKQAWMNTRKPWEQSEGFLYGPVADDALGNGGLDPAMDTWPVDVEAMNNILSSSQQITANLIAANPEARGFHLIEFLLWGENGTKTASQLTARELQYLKAAAEDLQNNTQTLINGWSVSSGNYVGFFLTAGNSGNVKYPSQKSALEEFVHGIITIADEVANTKIQEPLNGPNGEGVSPQAEESRFSKNSLLDFADNIRSVQNIYLGDYGSVNGKGLTDIVAARNPQLDTAIKAKISESIAAIEAVPVSFTDAIYNNRPAVENAQQKVNELFSMLQTQLLPLINN from the coding sequence ATGAAAAGAAGAATTTTAAGCTTAGGATTTGTCGCAATGGCAATGGCATTGGTAAATTGTAGTAATAATGACGATACTAACTATGTAGATCCGAATGCATCACTTTTTACAGACGTAATCAGCAATGTGTCTTCTAATGTAGTAGTGGAAACCTATAAAACATTAAATCAGAAAGCTGGAGAGCTTAGAACTGCAATCAATACATTAGCAACAACACCAAATGAAGCGAACCTTACAGCGGCAAAACAAGCCTGGATGAATACCCGAAAACCATGGGAGCAATCAGAAGGATTTTTATACGGTCCGGTTGCTGATGATGCTTTAGGTAACGGTGGTTTGGATCCGGCTATGGATACCTGGCCGGTTGACGTGGAAGCGATGAATAATATTTTATCGAGTAGCCAACAAATTACGGCTAACCTTATTGCAGCGAACCCGGAAGCACGTGGTTTCCACTTAATCGAGTTCTTGTTATGGGGTGAAAACGGAACAAAAACGGCGTCTCAACTTACAGCTCGTGAATTACAATATCTAAAAGCGGCTGCTGAAGATTTACAAAATAATACACAGACATTGATCAATGGATGGAGTGTTTCTTCCGGAAATTATGTTGGGTTTTTCTTGACTGCCGGAAATTCAGGTAACGTAAAATATCCTTCACAAAAATCAGCTTTAGAAGAATTCGTTCACGGTATTATTACTATTGCTGATGAGGTTGCCAATACAAAAATCCAGGAACCGTTAAACGGACCGAATGGAGAAGGTGTTTCACCACAGGCGGAAGAATCACGTTTCAGTAAAAACTCATTATTGGACTTTGCTGATAATATCCGTAGTGTTCAAAATATCTATTTGGGAGATTACGGTAGTGTAAACGGAAAAGGGTTAACAGATATCGTAGCGGCAAGAAATCCACAATTGGATACGGCTATCAAAGCTAAAATTTCTGAATCAATCGCTGCAATCGAAGCAGTACCGGTATCATTTACAGATGCAATCTATAACAACAGACCGGCTGTAGAAAATGCACAGCAAAAGGTAAACGAATTGTTTAGTATGCTACAAACACAATTGTTACCGTTAATTAACAATTAA
- a CDS encoding HTTM domain-containing protein: protein MLKESRFANVLASNSLLSTISELKRKRDQFVSALFTPIDYSQLVLFRIVFGLLIALHSVQSVSSDWVRRNFMLPSYTFSHIGMDWLQPLPGDGMLYYFYAMALLGLLISIGFFYRWSLGLFTILWTGVYFMQKTAYNNHHYLLLLLCLIMLFLPANCAYSVDAKLKPSIRRNAIPQWCIWVLILQVGIVYFYATVAKLYPDWLDGTFTREMLRKHATPTLENLYSQKWFYLFIAYAGILFDLMVVPLLLWRRTRFLAFIASLIFHVFNKLHLGIGIFPFLALSFTILFFPPETIRRIFFRKKITAPIPVHADYSGKKILIYFFVPYFIFQSLFPLRHWLIEGDVLWTEEGHRLSWRMMLRNRSGYSKFYVVDPVTKEKKRYKLKRILTKKQIRGMQTKPDMIWQTAQKIKEEYQKKGKEVHIYIDSKVSINKKPLRRLIDPNIDFAKAKWNYFTHNEWILLYE from the coding sequence ATGTTAAAAGAATCAAGATTCGCTAACGTTTTAGCCTCCAACAGTTTATTATCGACAATAAGCGAGCTAAAAAGAAAGCGGGATCAATTTGTATCTGCCTTATTTACTCCGATTGACTATTCTCAACTGGTACTTTTCAGGATTGTTTTTGGTTTACTAATTGCCTTACATAGTGTACAGTCGGTTTCTTCCGATTGGGTGCGTCGTAACTTTATGCTACCGTCCTATACTTTCTCCCATATCGGAATGGATTGGCTGCAACCGTTACCCGGTGACGGAATGCTTTATTATTTCTATGCGATGGCTTTATTGGGACTATTAATTTCAATTGGTTTTTTTTATCGCTGGAGTCTGGGATTATTTACCATCCTCTGGACCGGTGTGTACTTTATGCAGAAAACCGCATACAATAATCATCATTATCTGCTTTTACTACTTTGTTTGATCATGCTTTTCTTACCGGCTAACTGTGCCTATTCTGTCGATGCAAAATTAAAACCATCGATTCGGCGTAATGCCATCCCACAGTGGTGTATCTGGGTTTTGATTCTTCAGGTTGGTATTGTGTATTTTTATGCAACGGTTGCCAAATTATATCCCGACTGGCTGGACGGTACTTTTACTCGGGAAATGCTACGAAAACATGCTACACCCACACTTGAAAATCTGTATTCTCAAAAATGGTTTTACCTGTTTATTGCCTATGCCGGTATTCTGTTTGATCTGATGGTTGTTCCGTTGTTGCTATGGCGCAGAACCCGATTTCTGGCTTTTATTGCGTCACTGATTTTTCACGTTTTTAATAAACTACACCTCGGAATCGGTATATTTCCTTTTCTGGCGCTTTCTTTTACCATTTTATTTTTTCCGCCTGAAACCATTCGACGTATTTTCTTCCGAAAGAAAATTACAGCACCTATACCTGTTCACGCTGATTATTCCGGAAAAAAAATCCTGATCTATTTTTTCGTGCCTTATTTTATTTTCCAGTCGCTATTCCCGTTACGCCATTGGCTGATTGAAGGTGATGTATTGTGGACAGAAGAAGGTCATCGTTTAAGTTGGCGGATGATGCTTCGCAATCGTAGCGGCTATTCCAAATTCTATGTTGTGGATCCGGTTACAAAGGAGAAAAAACGCTATAAATTAAAACGAATACTGACCAAAAAACAGATTCGCGGGATGCAAACCAAACCCGATATGATCTGGCAAACCGCTCAAAAAATAAAAGAAGAGTATCAAAAAAAGGGAAAAGAGGTTCACATTTATATCGATTCGAAGGTCTCAATAAATAAAAAACCACTCAGGAGGCTCATCGATCCTAATATTGATTTTGCCAAAGCCAAATGGAACTATTTCACTCACAATGAATGGATTCTACTTTACGAATAA
- a CDS encoding thioredoxin family protein, producing MKIPYLFLLLISTFTYAQHWESDFEDGKKLATAENKNIVLVFSGSDWCAPCIKLDKTIWSSEEFKTEAKKNWILVKVDFPKKKSNNLSENQKSQNNSLAEQYNKEGHFPLVVVLDKNGKVLGKTGYKNIPPSAYIELLHTLENKI from the coding sequence ATGAAAATCCCCTACTTATTTTTACTCCTAATCAGTACCTTTACGTATGCCCAACATTGGGAGTCTGATTTCGAAGACGGTAAAAAACTGGCTACAGCCGAAAACAAAAATATCGTACTGGTTTTTTCCGGTTCCGACTGGTGTGCGCCATGTATCAAACTGGACAAAACCATCTGGAGTTCGGAAGAGTTTAAAACCGAAGCAAAAAAAAACTGGATTTTGGTAAAAGTAGACTTTCCGAAAAAGAAATCCAATAATTTATCTGAAAATCAAAAGTCACAAAATAACAGCCTGGCGGAACAATATAACAAAGAAGGCCATTTCCCATTAGTTGTAGTACTGGACAAAAACGGAAAAGTACTTGGCAAAACCGGTTATAAAAACATTCCTCCATCGGCTTATATCGAATTATTACACACATTGGAAAATAAAATATGA